CCTGTCTAAGGACCCCAAAGCCAAGGTCCATGTCCAGAGACAGGGAGCTGGGTATTTGCCTGCATTTTGCAAGTCAAATGATTCAGAAGGAAAGTCTGAGTGACCCGCCCATGGCAGGTGTCCCTGTGACCGGTATCCTCCTCCCCCTACACTCACAGGGCACCCCAGGCCCGCACCCTGCCTTGCCCATTGAACGTCATGGACAGAGGGCGAGCCCAGAGACGAGCGTTGAGGGGAGGTCCCCTCGGGAGGGCTTTCAAGGGGGGTCGTGAAAAACTAAGCATGGAGATGGGAGGAGAAAAGGTGAGGGCCAGATGAGAGGCGGGGCCCGCGAGAAGGGGCTGGAGTCCGGCGGCCAGACCTGACTCCCGTCTCCTTCGTCCTCAGCCTACTTCTCCCTGAAGGTGATCTCAGCGCGCAGGACCTTCCGCGTGTCCCCGCCGCTTACCACCGGCCCGCCTGAGTTCGAGCGCGTCTACCGAGCCCAGTGAGGCGTGGCGGGAGGTCGCTAGGCGGGGAGCGAGAGAGCCCGGGGCGAGCAGGGTCCGACGTCCCCCGCCCGCTCCCTCACGGACCCTACCGTGATGCCCCGCCCCTACCGTAGAGTGAACTGCAGCGAGTATTTCCCGCTGTTTCTCGCCACGCTCTGGGTGGCCGGCATCTTCTTCCACGAAGGTCTGGACGCGGGGCAGGGACGCACGCACTGGAACCCCAGGGGTCCCTGAGCCAGTGCGCTCACCTGACTCCGCTCGTCCCTCCCCCAGGTGCGGCGGCCCTGTGCGGCCTGCTCTACCTGTTCGCGCGCCTCCGCTACTTTCAGGGCTACTCGTGCTCGGCGCAGCAGAGGTGAGAACTGGGGCGCGGAAAGGAGGCTGGTGGGCGGGGTCTTGACTGCAGGGGCCCGGAGACACTGGCGGGCAGAACCCGGCAACCGGTGGGAGGTGGGTCCTGTGGGGGGGCGGGGCCCTGGTGGAAGTCCTGACCGGGCtggtgggaggggcgggggccGCGAGCCGGGGACCCGGCTGCCGCCTGGCTTCACCACTGCTGAGCACCGCCCACAGGCTGGCCCCGCTGTATGCGAGCGCGCGCGTGCTCTGGCTGCTGGTGGCTCTGGCGGCACTTGGTCTGCTTGCCCACTTTCTCCCGGCCGCGCTGCGCGCTGCGCTTCTGGGACGGCTCAGGACACTGCTGCCTAGGGCCTGAGACCGAGGAACCGGGTCGGCGGAGCTGGAGAAGAGCCGGAGACTCCTGGAGGACGCAGGAGGGTGCTCGCCCACCGTCCCAGTCTCTAATAAAAATGCCTATGACCCGACGCCAAATACGCTCTTTGGGTTGGACGGGGTCGCGCTGCACGGGCTGTGGAGCCTGGAAGGGACTCAGCCCCCGGCCACAGCAGTGGGGTGGAGTTCCCGGGGGTGGTAGGGGCCGGGCCGTGGAAGGAAAGGGGCCTCCCACTGGACAGGGGCTCGATTTTTTCCT
This Rhinolophus sinicus isolate RSC01 linkage group LG10, ASM3656204v1, whole genome shotgun sequence DNA region includes the following protein-coding sequences:
- the LTC4S gene encoding leukotriene C4 synthase, with translation MKDEVALLATVTLLGVLLQAYFSLKVISARRTFRVSPPLTTGPPEFERVYRAQVNCSEYFPLFLATLWVAGIFFHEGAAALCGLLYLFARLRYFQGYSCSAQQRLAPLYASARVLWLLVALAALGLLAHFLPAALRAALLGRLRTLLPRA